A section of the Arcobacter roscoffensis genome encodes:
- a CDS encoding DODA-type extradiol aromatic ring-opening family dioxygenase: MYPSLFISHGAPNIILGNSFSKKNIKKFAKTLEKPKYIIIFSAHYITNDLKILDYEKPELLYDFYGFEKELYEYEYEINSDKLCSLKVLEHLNSHNLNASIHKGKNSFDHGVWTTLSMMYKKIDIPVVQISLPKNFSDKELINLGETLKELKDEAMIIASGGLTHNLSDMNANPAVKKYAKDFNDYIYDAITNGKTQKLLESRKEPTFYMNHPSDEHFLPLFIAFGSASNKKAISFNSEIVYSNISMECFAFDTKD, translated from the coding sequence ATGTACCCATCACTATTTATTTCACATGGAGCACCTAATATAATATTAGGTAATTCCTTTTCAAAGAAAAATATAAAAAAGTTTGCAAAAACTCTTGAAAAACCTAAATATATCATAATCTTTTCAGCTCATTATATTACTAATGACTTAAAGATTTTAGATTATGAAAAGCCTGAATTATTATATGATTTTTATGGTTTTGAAAAAGAATTATATGAATATGAGTACGAAATAAATAGTGATAAACTTTGTTCTCTTAAAGTTTTAGAGCATTTAAATTCCCATAATTTAAATGCTTCTATACACAAAGGCAAAAACAGCTTTGATCATGGAGTATGGACAACTTTATCTATGATGTATAAAAAAATAGATATTCCAGTTGTACAAATAAGCTTGCCTAAAAATTTTAGTGATAAAGAACTTATAAATTTAGGAGAAACTCTAAAAGAGTTAAAAGATGAAGCCATGATAATTGCAAGTGGTGGATTAACACATAATTTAAGTGATATGAATGCAAATCCAGCTGTAAAAAAGTATGCGAAAGATTTTAATGATTATATATATGATGCTATAACTAATGGTAAAACACAAAAATTATTAGAAAGTAGAAAAGAGCCTACTTTTTATATGAATCATCCAAGTGATGAGCACTTTTTACCACTATTTATTGCATTTGGTAGTGCTTCAAATAAAAAAGCCATTTCATTTAATAGTGAGATTGTTTACTCAAATATCTCAATGGAATGTTTTGCTTTTGATACAAAGGATTAG
- a CDS encoding pirin family protein translates to MLKKLPKENMGTSNLGWLESRFHFSFAEYRNPENVNFGVLRVLNDDIVHPQGGFDMHPHENMEIISYIVDGEITHKDSMGNQETLKKGEVQYLSAGDGIFHSEYNLHETKDLRLLQIWVYPPKRGLPRLYGSYRFTQEERKNKLLNIVSSQEGNAKIKIYQDVQFYVSELEKDKSIEFDIKKNRQVYFVLIEGSALINSIELNYGDAMEITKESNIEIKATENSHFLFIEMNEQ, encoded by the coding sequence ATGTTAAAAAAATTACCAAAAGAAAATATGGGAACTTCAAATTTAGGTTGGTTAGAGAGTAGATTTCACTTCTCTTTCGCAGAGTATAGAAACCCTGAAAATGTAAACTTTGGAGTTTTAAGAGTTTTAAATGATGATATTGTTCATCCACAAGGTGGTTTTGATATGCACCCTCATGAAAATATGGAAATTATTTCTTATATAGTTGATGGAGAGATTACACATAAAGACTCTATGGGTAATCAAGAGACTTTAAAAAAAGGAGAAGTTCAATACTTAAGTGCAGGTGATGGTATCTTTCATAGTGAATATAATCTTCATGAAACAAAAGATTTAAGACTTTTACAGATTTGGGTTTATCCTCCTAAAAGAGGACTTCCTAGACTTTATGGTTCTTATAGGTTCACACAAGAAGAAAGAAAAAATAAACTTTTAAACATAGTGTCTTCCCAAGAAGGAAACGCAAAAATAAAAATCTATCAAGATGTACAGTTTTATGTGAGTGAACTTGAAAAAGATAAAAGTATAGAGTTTGATATAAAAAAGAATAGACAAGTTTATTTTGTTTTAATTGAAGGAAGTGCTTTAATAAATAGTATTGAGTTAAATTATGGTGATGCTATGGAGATTACAAAAGAGAGTAATATTGAAATCAAAGCTACTGAGAACTCACACTTTTTATTTATTGAAATGAATGAACAATAA
- a CDS encoding YceI family protein: protein MTKLVKLGLASILSAGALYAGTYNVDTSHSNIGFKVKHMMISNVTGKFDTFKGSFDYDEKTNTLKSLNGVVEVKSINTANEKRDKHLRASDFFAAEKYPQIKFDLNKVEDDKAYGKLTMRGVTKDVVLDVETNGTIKDPWGNTRAGLVLEGKVNRFDYGIKYNSVLEAGGVAVGEKVKLIVELEGILKK, encoded by the coding sequence ATGACAAAATTAGTAAAACTAGGATTAGCTTCAATTTTAAGTGCAGGAGCATTATATGCAGGAACATACAATGTAGATACAAGTCACTCAAATATAGGATTTAAAGTAAAACATATGATGATTTCAAATGTGACAGGTAAGTTTGATACTTTCAAGGGTTCATTTGATTATGATGAGAAAACAAATACTTTAAAATCATTAAATGGTGTAGTTGAAGTAAAATCTATCAATACTGCAAATGAAAAAAGAGATAAACACTTAAGAGCAAGTGACTTTTTTGCAGCTGAGAAATACCCTCAAATTAAATTTGATTTAAATAAAGTAGAAGATGATAAAGCTTATGGAAAATTAACTATGAGAGGGGTTACTAAAGATGTTGTTTTAGATGTTGAAACAAATGGAACAATCAAAGATCCTTGGGGAAATACAAGAGCTGGTTTAGTACTTGAAGGAAAAGTAAATAGATTTGATTATGGTATTAAATATAACTCTGTTTTAGAAGCAGGTGGTGTTGCAGTTGGTGAAAAAGTAAAACTAATTGTTGAATTAGAAGGTATATTAAAAAAATAA
- a CDS encoding pyridoxal-phosphate-dependent aminotransferase family protein, with the protein MLLTPGPTPVPEFVRKAMADVTIHHRTPEFEAIFAETRELLFELYGMDEVVMLASSGSGAMEACITNLTHKKALTVNSGKFGERFGKICKAFDIDYTEIKNEWNVPVSVEAVVEAVKNDSEIDAIFIQLCESAGGLRHPVEQIAQEVKKINKDIVIVADGITAIGVEKIDTSNLDAVITGSQKALMLPPGLAVIGLSNEAVAKIETKARGFYFNLATEIKKQRTNTTAWTAATTLIIGLKEILSHIKENGGYDALYEKTALRAKASREALKAIGCEIFPQSPANAMTTVYTEHAPEIRKVLKTKYNVNIAGGQDHIKKLIFRINHMGLVEDYEASWAVNAVELAMDELNLRTFDGTANKVFLEQMFKGN; encoded by the coding sequence ATGCTATTAACTCCAGGTCCTACTCCAGTACCAGAATTTGTAAGAAAGGCGATGGCTGATGTAACTATTCACCATAGAACGCCAGAGTTTGAAGCAATCTTTGCTGAAACTAGAGAATTACTATTTGAATTATATGGAATGGATGAGGTTGTAATGCTTGCATCAAGTGGTTCAGGAGCTATGGAAGCTTGTATTACAAACTTAACTCATAAAAAAGCTCTTACTGTAAACTCAGGGAAGTTTGGTGAGAGATTCGGAAAAATCTGTAAAGCTTTTGATATTGATTATACTGAAATTAAAAATGAATGGAATGTACCTGTAAGTGTTGAAGCAGTAGTAGAAGCTGTTAAAAATGACAGTGAAATTGATGCAATTTTTATTCAACTTTGTGAAAGTGCAGGGGGATTAAGACATCCTGTTGAACAAATTGCACAAGAAGTGAAAAAAATAAACAAAGATATTGTCATCGTAGCTGATGGTATTACTGCAATTGGTGTTGAAAAAATTGATACTTCTAACTTAGACGCAGTTATTACAGGAAGTCAAAAAGCTTTAATGCTACCACCAGGTTTAGCAGTAATTGGTTTATCAAATGAAGCAGTTGCAAAAATAGAAACAAAAGCTAGAGGTTTTTATTTTAACTTAGCAACTGAGATTAAAAAACAAAGAACTAACACTACAGCATGGACAGCAGCAACGACTTTAATCATTGGTTTAAAAGAGATTTTATCTCATATCAAAGAAAATGGTGGATACGATGCTTTATACGAAAAAACAGCATTAAGAGCAAAAGCTTCAAGAGAAGCATTAAAAGCAATAGGATGTGAGATATTCCCTCAAAGTCCTGCTAATGCTATGACAACTGTTTATACAGAGCATGCACCAGAAATTAGAAAAGTTTTAAAAACTAAATACAATGTAAACATCGCAGGTGGACAAGACCATATCAAAAAATTAATCTTTAGAATTAATCATATGGGATTAGTTGAAGATTATGAAGCATCTTGGGCTGTAAATGCAGTTGAACTTGCTATGGATGAATTAAATTTAAGAACATTTGATGGAACTGCAAACAAAGTATTCCTTGAACAAATGTTTAAAGGAAACTAG
- a CDS encoding glyceraldehyde 3-phosphate dehydrogenase NAD-binding domain-containing protein, which translates to MKHKILLNGVGRIGKAILKQLLDDENFEVVAINEINPYIKNIVYSINHDSTYGNLEDKFKVKDENFIKNSQNKIQILNYKNINEIDLKDIDFIIDASGVKHDIKILEKLDVKAIFLTHANQNANINIILGVNEKELNTNIHKVISTSSCNATALLPALKIIDDKKHIICGDIAAIHPLLNHQRVLDGNFVGSATRDVDYNFEFGRSATQNIIPNNTTTIKACSYVMPSINHDLISSNSLRVPTDTVGAINVCLFTQKDSYKEEIIKIFEEYEENQNYPIVLNNTEPLVSSDFKKEKFTTIIDHRYTDVKNKKMIKLLVWYDNEWGYASKTIEILKYYTHKKRAS; encoded by the coding sequence ATGAAACACAAAATACTATTAAATGGTGTAGGAAGAATAGGAAAAGCTATTTTAAAACAGCTTTTAGATGATGAAAACTTTGAAGTAGTTGCAATAAATGAAATAAATCCATATATCAAAAATATAGTTTATTCCATAAATCATGACTCTACTTATGGAAATTTAGAAGATAAATTTAAAGTTAAAGATGAAAACTTTATAAAAAACTCACAAAATAAAATTCAAATATTAAACTATAAAAACATAAATGAAATAGATTTAAAAGATATAGACTTTATTATAGATGCAAGTGGTGTAAAACATGATATAAAGATACTTGAAAAACTTGATGTAAAAGCTATATTTTTAACTCATGCAAATCAAAATGCCAATATTAACATTATCTTAGGCGTAAATGAAAAAGAACTAAATACAAATATACATAAAGTAATCTCAACTAGTTCATGCAATGCAACAGCCCTACTTCCAGCTCTTAAAATAATAGATGATAAAAAACATATTATTTGTGGTGATATAGCTGCAATTCACCCACTGTTAAATCATCAAAGGGTTTTAGATGGTAATTTTGTAGGAAGTGCCACAAGAGATGTTGACTATAACTTTGAATTTGGAAGGTCTGCAACTCAAAATATCATCCCAAATAATACTACAACTATTAAAGCCTGCTCTTACGTAATGCCTTCAATAAATCATGACTTGATCTCATCAAACTCTCTTAGAGTTCCAACTGATACAGTGGGAGCTATAAATGTGTGTTTATTCACACAAAAAGACTCATACAAAGAAGAGATTATAAAAATATTTGAAGAGTATGAAGAAAATCAAAACTACCCAATAGTTTTAAATAATACAGAACCACTTGTTTCAAGTGATTTTAAAAAAGAAAAATTTACAACAATAATAGATCATAGATATACAGATGTAAAAAACAAGAAAATGATAAAACTTTTAGTTTGGTATGACAATGAATGGGGTTATGCTTCAAAAACAATAGAGATTTTAAAATATTATACACATAAAAAAAGGGCAAGTTAA
- the purM gene encoding phosphoribosylformylglycinamidine cyclo-ligase, with product MATVSYKDAGVDIDAGNQFVENIKPHVKSTMIPGVLGGIGSFAGAFELPEGYKKPVILSGTDGVGTKLKLAIDAKKFDTVGIDLVAMCTNDLLCNFGEPLFFLDYYATAKLEVEEATDVVKGIAEGCIRSECALVGGETAEMPGMYKEGDFDLAGFCVGIAEKEELNRIERIAAGDTLIALPSSGVHSNGFSLVRKLLLEKLGMTLDDDFQGKKLSDVLLEPTRIYVKEFKANKENINALAHITGGGITENLPRVLPDNLKAVVKRDSIKVLPIFEFMSEHVELEEMYRTFNMGVGMVLVVNPANVDAVLANTDGYVIGEIAEGEKGVEFI from the coding sequence ATGGCAACAGTTAGTTACAAAGATGCTGGTGTAGATATTGATGCTGGGAATCAGTTTGTAGAAAACATTAAACCACATGTTAAATCAACTATGATACCAGGTGTATTAGGTGGAATTGGTTCATTTGCAGGTGCATTCGAATTACCAGAAGGTTATAAAAAACCTGTAATTCTATCAGGAACTGATGGAGTTGGTACTAAATTAAAGTTAGCAATTGATGCTAAAAAATTTGATACAGTTGGAATTGATTTAGTTGCAATGTGTACAAATGATTTACTTTGTAACTTTGGAGAGCCATTATTCTTCCTAGATTATTATGCAACTGCAAAATTAGAAGTTGAAGAAGCAACTGATGTTGTAAAAGGTATTGCTGAGGGATGTATTAGATCAGAGTGTGCCCTAGTTGGTGGTGAAACTGCTGAAATGCCAGGTATGTACAAAGAAGGTGATTTTGATTTAGCTGGTTTTTGTGTAGGTATTGCAGAAAAAGAAGAGTTAAATAGAATTGAAAGAATTGCTGCTGGTGATACTTTAATTGCACTTCCAAGTTCAGGTGTTCATTCAAATGGTTTCTCACTAGTTAGAAAACTATTATTAGAAAAACTAGGAATGACTTTAGATGATGATTTCCAAGGTAAAAAATTATCTGATGTATTATTAGAGCCAACTAGAATTTATGTAAAAGAGTTCAAAGCAAACAAAGAAAATATTAATGCTTTAGCTCATATCACTGGTGGTGGTATTACTGAAAACTTACCAAGAGTTTTACCTGATAACTTAAAAGCTGTTGTTAAAAGAGATTCAATCAAAGTTTTACCAATCTTTGAATTTATGAGTGAACATGTAGAATTAGAAGAAATGTACAGAACATTCAACATGGGTGTTGGTATGGTTCTTGTAGTAAATCCTGCAAATGTAGATGCAGTATTAGCAAACACTGATGGTTATGTAATCGGTGAAATTGCAGAGGGTGAAAAAGGCGTAGAGTTTATCTAG
- a CDS encoding LysE family transporter codes for MELNVWLTLLLASIAISVSPGAGAVVSMNHGIKYGLKKSYPAIFGLQAGLLIQTFIVVIGLGALIAKSVMLFNIIKWIGVAYLVYLGLSKFFEKVEVIDEENQLNTYSAKKSFISATLINLTNAKATVFLVAFIPQFLNPNESLFFQFTIIGLTLCIVDIFVMTGYSGLASKLKFLIKDVKAMKIQNRITGSFLILAAIFMSTAKKS; via the coding sequence ATGGAACTAAATGTTTGGTTAACTCTACTTCTTGCTTCAATTGCAATTTCTGTATCCCCAGGAGCTGGTGCTGTTGTATCAATGAACCATGGTATTAAATATGGATTGAAAAAATCATATCCTGCCATTTTTGGTTTACAAGCTGGATTATTAATTCAAACTTTTATTGTAGTTATTGGTCTTGGAGCACTGATAGCAAAATCTGTAATGCTTTTTAATATTATCAAATGGATTGGTGTAGCATATTTAGTATATTTAGGTCTTTCAAAGTTTTTTGAAAAAGTTGAAGTAATCGATGAAGAGAATCAACTAAATACTTATAGTGCAAAAAAGTCTTTTATTAGTGCTACACTTATAAATCTTACAAATGCAAAAGCTACTGTATTTTTAGTTGCTTTTATTCCACAGTTTTTAAATCCAAATGAATCACTATTTTTTCAATTTACGATTATTGGTCTTACTTTATGTATAGTCGATATTTTTGTGATGACTGGATACTCAGGACTTGCTTCAAAGCTAAAATTCTTGATTAAAGATGTAAAAGCTATGAAGATTCAAAATAGAATTACAGGAAGTTTTTTAATTTTAGCAGCTATTTTTATGTCTACAGCAAAAAAATCATAG
- a CDS encoding MarR family winged helix-turn-helix transcriptional regulator, whose amino-acid sequence MNTQSIKSYGKRTDKSMRTIVRIEKFRTKFHNQLIEYLNGFDLTFNQFKVLEVLYHRGDLNISSITKLTMSTPGNITVVVKNLKRDGWITAIKDPDDSRASILTITQKGIDIIEKLFPDHARNVYKLLEVLSEEELDTLYELLNKVYKAN is encoded by the coding sequence ATGAATACACAATCAATTAAAAGTTATGGAAAAAGAACAGATAAATCTATGAGAACTATTGTTAGAATAGAGAAGTTTAGAACAAAGTTTCATAATCAATTAATTGAGTATTTAAATGGATTTGACTTAACCTTTAATCAGTTTAAGGTACTTGAAGTACTTTATCATAGAGGTGATTTAAATATCAGTTCAATTACAAAACTTACTATGAGTACACCTGGAAATATTACAGTTGTTGTAAAAAATCTAAAAAGAGATGGATGGATTACAGCAATAAAAGACCCAGATGATAGTAGAGCTTCGATTTTAACTATTACTCAAAAAGGTATTGACATAATTGAAAAGTTATTCCCAGATCACGCAAGAAATGTGTACAAACTATTAGAAGTTTTAAGTGAAGAAGAGTTAGATACTTTATATGAACTTCTAAATAAAGTTTATAAAGCAAATTAA